A genomic segment from Sulfitobacter mediterraneus encodes:
- a CDS encoding HD domain-containing protein — MTAQARYEAEVLRVWGDAQDGAHDLWHLRRVWTLCQRIAEEQRGANRDVLLAAAIFHDVINLPKDHPNRGQAARLSADHAVQFLAQDFDETALDAIHHAILAHSFSAKVPATTLEAQILQDADRLEALGAIGIARCFNVSGQIGRDLFDGADPLARDRPLDDTAFALDHFEVKLFKVAAQLHTKTARAIAADRIEFMKKFQRRLATEVSPA; from the coding sequence GTGACAGCACAGGCCCGATATGAGGCGGAAGTGCTGCGTGTCTGGGGGGATGCGCAGGACGGGGCGCATGATCTATGGCATTTGCGGCGGGTCTGGACGCTGTGCCAGCGGATCGCCGAGGAGCAGCGCGGTGCGAACCGGGATGTGCTGCTGGCCGCGGCGATTTTCCATGATGTGATCAACCTGCCAAAAGACCACCCAAACCGCGGGCAGGCCGCACGCTTGTCTGCCGATCACGCGGTGCAATTTCTGGCTCAGGACTTCGACGAAACCGCATTGGATGCCATCCATCACGCGATCCTTGCGCATAGTTTCTCCGCCAAGGTACCCGCCACCACACTGGAGGCGCAGATCTTGCAGGATGCGGACCGGTTGGAAGCATTGGGCGCCATCGGGATTGCCCGGTGTTTCAACGTTTCAGGCCAGATCGGGCGTGATCTGTTCGACGGGGCGGACCCTTTGGCAAGGGATCGCCCTTTGGACGACACCGCATTTGCGTTGGATCATTTTGAGGTGAAATTGTTCAAGGTCGCCGCGCAGCTTCATACCAAAACGGCCCGCGCAATCGCGGCAGATCGTATTGAATTTATGAAGAAGTTTCAGCGCAGACTTGCGACGGAAGTGTCGCCAGCCTAG
- a CDS encoding TfoX/Sxy family protein codes for MSLSAGDIAFATELFEELPDLTTRRMFGGMGIYSEGVIFALLHSDGQIMIKSTGGAFSDELEAMGAVKWTYTRKDGAASSMPYYSLPDAALEDSELALDLGRRALAALN; via the coding sequence GTGAGCCTGAGCGCGGGTGATATCGCCTTTGCCACCGAACTGTTTGAAGAGCTGCCGGATCTGACCACCCGCCGGATGTTTGGCGGCATGGGGATCTATTCAGAAGGGGTGATCTTTGCCCTTCTGCATTCGGATGGCCAGATCATGATCAAATCGACCGGCGGTGCCTTCTCAGATGAACTCGAAGCGATGGGTGCGGTCAAATGGACCTACACCCGCAAGGATGGCGCGGCCTCTTCGATGCCTTACTATTCCCTGCCGGATGCCGCTCTGGAGGACAGTGAGTTGGCGCTTGATCTGGGCCGTCGGGCGCTGGCGGCGTTGAACTAG
- a CDS encoding HesB/IscA family protein, whose product MFGIPGKQAVTITPKAAAQITKLMKSAGHAGLRIGVKKGGCAGMEYTMEYVDTADPNDEVVTQDGACVMIAPMAQMFLFGTEIDYETTLLESGFKFNNPNVSEACGCGESIKFDETLFAK is encoded by the coding sequence ATGTTCGGCATTCCCGGCAAGCAAGCCGTTACCATCACACCCAAGGCCGCAGCGCAAATCACCAAGCTGATGAAATCGGCGGGCCATGCAGGCCTGCGGATCGGCGTCAAAAAGGGTGGCTGTGCGGGCATGGAATACACCATGGAATACGTCGATACGGCCGATCCCAACGATGAGGTTGTCACCCAGGACGGTGCCTGCGTGATGATCGCACCGATGGCGCAGATGTTCTTGTTCGGCACCGAGATCGACTATGAAACCACGCTGTTGGAATCCGGATTCAAGTTCAACAACCCCAATGTTTCAGAGGCATGCGGTTGCGGCGAGTCGATCAAGTTCGACGAAACCCTGTTCGCCAAGTGA
- a CDS encoding SUF system Fe-S cluster assembly protein: MTDQSQPLEGTPLIAPSSTDHPLYEQVVEACRSVYDPEIPVNIYELGLIYTIDINDQNEVDIKMSLTAPGCPVAGEMPGWVADAVEPLPGVKQVNVELVWEPPWGMDMMSDEARLELGFM; this comes from the coding sequence ATGACCGACCAGTCCCAACCCCTTGAAGGTACGCCGCTGATTGCGCCGTCCAGCACCGATCATCCTTTGTATGAACAGGTGGTTGAGGCCTGCCGCTCGGTCTATGACCCTGAAATTCCTGTCAACATCTATGAATTGGGTTTGATCTATACCATCGACATCAATGACCAAAACGAGGTCGATATCAAGATGTCTTTGACAGCGCCCGGTTGCCCTGTCGCCGGTGAAATGCCCGGTTGGGTGGCCGATGCGGTGGAACCCCTGCCCGGTGTGAAGCAGGTCAATGTGGAACTGGTCTGGGAGCCGCCATGGGGCATGGACATGATGTCTGACGAGGCGCGTCTCGAACTGGGCTTTATGTAA
- a CDS encoding sulfotransferase domain-containing protein, protein MSMTQRPPAKVYGDTITDSTRWQAFEPRDGDIVLSTPPKSGTTWIQAILALLISGDPEVDAKPSLNAPWIDMSARDIAEVMERLEAQTGRRQVKSHTPFDGLPIWEALRYICVYRHPIDVHFSFRRHVANLAHSGTGVSFPDDPVESFYEFLDADRFDAASLQMIVDHYRSALALEEEGTGNLLRLHYADMCRDPEEAISRIADHIGITHPAALMARLVEAASFANMKANAVRFAPGAGVGFWHDDAGFFDTASSNKWEGVLSDKDLAAYRARIAGILSPQEQRWLEQGSASA, encoded by the coding sequence ATGAGCATGACGCAGCGGCCTCCGGCAAAGGTCTATGGGGACACCATCACCGATTCCACCCGTTGGCAGGCATTTGAGCCCCGCGATGGCGACATTGTGCTGTCTACGCCGCCCAAATCCGGAACGACCTGGATCCAGGCGATTTTGGCGCTGCTGATCTCCGGTGATCCCGAAGTAGACGCAAAACCCAGCCTGAATGCGCCCTGGATCGACATGAGCGCCCGCGACATTGCCGAAGTGATGGAGCGGCTGGAAGCCCAGACAGGGCGGCGGCAGGTGAAGTCACACACACCTTTTGACGGGCTGCCGATCTGGGAGGCGCTGCGCTATATCTGTGTCTACCGGCATCCGATTGACGTGCATTTCTCGTTTCGCCGCCATGTCGCCAATCTGGCGCATTCCGGCACTGGTGTCAGCTTTCCTGACGATCCGGTTGAGAGTTTTTATGAATTTTTGGACGCAGACCGTTTTGATGCGGCCAGTTTGCAGATGATTGTGGATCATTACCGCAGCGCATTGGCTTTGGAAGAGGAGGGCACCGGCAACCTGCTGCGCCTGCATTATGCGGATATGTGCCGTGACCCCGAAGAAGCGATCAGTCGCATCGCCGATCACATCGGCATCACGCATCCGGCCGCACTCATGGCACGGTTAGTTGAAGCCGCATCCTTTGCCAATATGAAAGCCAACGCCGTGCGGTTTGCACCGGGCGCTGGCGTTGGGTTCTGGCATGACGACGCCGGGTTTTTCGACACAGCGTCATCCAACAAGTGGGAAGGGGTACTATCAGACAAGGATCTGGCCGCCTATCGCGCCCGGATCGCTGGTATCCTGTCCCCGCAAGAACAGCGCTGGCTGGAGCAGGGCAGCGCCTCAGCCTGA
- the rimK gene encoding 30S ribosomal protein S6--L-glutamate ligase, with translation MEELVFGWEEWVALPDLGLPAIKAKVDTGARTSALHAHDIEVFGPAAKPKVRFNVHPIAGREDIVITCSAPLVDRREVTSSNGESEQRYVISSTLTVADQQWPIEITLTNRAGMTSRMLLGRQALADHISISATERRLQPELSYDAYHDATVRRTAPQRALRIAVLSRENNYSTRRLVEVGEARGHVVEVIDTTRCYMAINAMAPEVHYDGKRLPRYDAVIPRIGASITPYGTAVIRQFETIGTYCVNGSAGITASRDKLHAHQVLASKKIGMPTTAFAASPKDTSNLMGLVGTAPLIVKLLESTQGKGVVLAETKKAAESVIDAFRGLKANFLVQDFVKEAAGEDIRCLVIAGKVVAAMKRTGAEGDFRSNLHRGGSAKVVRISKEERETAVRAARAFGLGKAGVDLLRSESGPKVLEVNSSPGFEGIETATGKDIVGKLYDEIEARVKPQPVRRRKSG, from the coding sequence ATGGAAGAATTGGTCTTTGGGTGGGAAGAATGGGTTGCACTGCCGGATTTGGGGCTGCCTGCCATCAAGGCCAAAGTGGACACGGGTGCGCGCACCTCTGCCCTGCATGCCCATGACATCGAGGTGTTTGGCCCCGCTGCCAAACCCAAGGTGCGCTTTAACGTGCATCCCATTGCCGGACGCGAAGACATTGTCATCACCTGCTCTGCCCCTTTGGTGGACCGGCGCGAGGTCACATCTTCCAACGGCGAATCCGAGCAACGCTACGTAATTTCCAGCACCCTGACAGTGGCCGATCAGCAATGGCCGATCGAGATCACCCTGACCAACCGCGCCGGTATGACCAGCCGGATGCTCCTGGGCCGTCAGGCGCTGGCCGATCACATCTCCATTTCCGCCACAGAACGGCGTTTGCAGCCAGAGTTGAGCTATGACGCCTATCACGATGCCACCGTGCGCCGCACCGCCCCGCAACGGGCGCTGCGCATTGCCGTGCTGAGCCGTGAGAACAACTATTCTACCCGCCGCCTTGTCGAGGTTGGCGAAGCGCGGGGTCATGTGGTTGAGGTGATCGACACGACCCGCTGTTACATGGCGATCAATGCAATGGCCCCCGAGGTGCATTATGATGGCAAACGCCTGCCGCGCTATGACGCCGTGATCCCGCGCATCGGGGCCTCCATCACGCCTTATGGCACCGCTGTCATCCGCCAGTTTGAGACCATCGGAACCTATTGTGTGAACGGCAGCGCCGGCATCACCGCCAGCCGCGACAAGCTGCACGCGCATCAGGTCTTGGCCTCCAAGAAAATCGGCATGCCGACCACCGCCTTTGCCGCCTCGCCCAAGGACACATCCAACCTGATGGGGCTGGTGGGCACTGCGCCGCTGATCGTGAAACTGCTGGAATCCACCCAAGGCAAGGGCGTGGTGCTGGCCGAAACCAAAAAGGCCGCCGAATCCGTGATCGACGCCTTTCGCGGGCTCAAGGCTAACTTTTTGGTTCAGGATTTTGTCAAAGAGGCCGCAGGTGAGGATATCCGCTGTCTGGTGATCGCGGGCAAGGTCGTGGCCGCGATGAAACGCACCGGGGCCGAGGGGGATTTCCGGTCGAACCTGCATCGGGGCGGATCGGCCAAGGTGGTGCGCATCTCCAAGGAAGAACGCGAAACCGCCGTGCGGGCGGCGCGGGCCTTTGGGCTGGGCAAGGCTGGCGTTGATCTGCTGCGCTCGGAAAGCGGGCCAAAGGTGCTTGAGGTAAACTCCTCCCCCGGTTTTGAGGGGATCGAGACGGCAACGGGCAAAGACATCGTCGGCAAGCTTTATGACGAGATCGAAGCGCGCGTGAAACCGCAGCCCGTGCGCCGCCGCAAGTCAGGCTGA
- a CDS encoding NfeD family protein: MADYLSLWWVWICIALALGVVELLAPGFIFLGFGLGALAMVGVVLLAPGINVPALLALFAVLSLIGWIVLRLGFRKQSSGARIVTKDVNDN, encoded by the coding sequence ATGGCGGACTATCTGTCGCTTTGGTGGGTCTGGATCTGCATCGCGCTGGCCCTTGGCGTGGTTGAACTGCTGGCGCCGGGGTTCATATTTCTGGGTTTCGGACTGGGCGCCTTGGCGATGGTTGGGGTGGTTCTGTTGGCACCGGGCATCAACGTTCCGGCCCTGCTCGCCCTCTTTGCGGTGTTGTCGCTGATTGGCTGGATCGTCCTGCGCCTGGGCTTTCGCAAACAATCAAGCGGCGCACGTATAGTCACCAAGGACGTCAACGACAACTGA